Proteins from a genomic interval of Paenibacillus sp. RC334:
- a CDS encoding ATP-binding protein: MLKDNKLLDIKVYMYQDLLQRALMNVLCNAVDHTPAGGTVVWEVSYLGNSIEFSIRDSGEGFSPEGLKRATQLFYMADKSRSSQGHYGIGLTFAAKVINHHQGTMMLENHNEAAPYGGGVVRIVIPVKMNVA; this comes from the coding sequence ATGCTGAAGGATAATAAGCTGCTGGACATCAAGGTATATATGTATCAGGATTTATTACAACGAGCATTAATGAATGTACTTTGCAACGCTGTGGATCATACACCTGCCGGGGGAACTGTAGTATGGGAGGTAAGTTATTTAGGAAACTCAATTGAGTTTTCAATTAGAGATAGCGGCGAGGGATTCTCTCCAGAAGGCTTGAAGAGAGCTACACAGCTTTTTTACATGGCAGATAAAAGCAGAAGTTCGCAAGGGCATTATGGAATAGGGCTAACGTTTGCAGCTAAAGTGATCAACCACCATCAGGGTACAATGATGTTAGAAAATCACAACGAGGCAGCTCCTTATGGTGGTGGGGTAGTACGCATCGTAATACCCGTAAAAATGAACGTAGCTTGA
- a CDS encoding DUF1349 domain-containing protein — MNVFERFNGKVLPTGWGWINEPTVWRFDESKNLQVSAPSQADFFRDPSGAAIKSSAPFLHTTLQGDFTIWTRVRVDMKQPYDSGCLMIMADDTHWAKLCFEYFESTPSILSVVTRDTSDDCISGTMDVSNPYLRVAKAGNCFAFHYSSDGQQWKLARYFGMDVPNELKVGVVAQSPVGEGCDVTFDALTVENHVTGDIRTV; from the coding sequence ATGAACGTATTTGAACGCTTTAACGGCAAGGTTTTGCCTACGGGATGGGGCTGGATCAACGAACCGACTGTATGGAGATTCGATGAATCCAAGAATTTACAGGTATCTGCACCTTCACAGGCGGATTTCTTTAGAGATCCGTCCGGCGCAGCGATAAAATCGTCTGCACCCTTTTTGCATACAACGCTTCAAGGTGATTTTACAATATGGACGAGGGTTCGTGTCGATATGAAGCAGCCTTATGATTCAGGATGCTTGATGATTATGGCGGATGATACCCATTGGGCCAAGCTATGCTTTGAATATTTTGAAAGCACTCCCTCTATTCTTAGTGTGGTCACACGGGATACATCCGATGATTGTATATCTGGGACGATGGACGTTTCCAATCCGTATTTGCGAGTGGCAAAAGCCGGAAATTGCTTTGCCTTTCATTATTCATCAGACGGGCAGCAATGGAAGTTGGCGAGATATTTTGGCATGGATGTTCCAAACGAGCTAAAGGTTGGGGTCGTTGCACAATCTCCGGTCGGAGAAGGTTGTGATGTTACTTTTGATGCCTTGACTGTGGAGAATCACGTAACCGGGGACATACGAACTGTGTAA
- a CDS encoding zinc ribbon domain-containing protein — protein sequence MDKACQSCGMPLEHEEQYGTDAQQAKTDEYCKYCYKEGAFVQPGLTMEEMIQQCAPILAEQGMQKEEAVAMMRSYLPNLKRWRSQESTEREEDFKPIREESRGEIRLIGLAARTSNRNEQTSQAIIPGMWERFWSEDVPGRISGHEEHRSVYGCYTNYENGVFGDYTFFIGKEAAADGEAPDGLEQLVIPAARYAVFQATPEPSSVFRVWQAIWSWAASGQAERSYTGDFEVYGNPDEPVLIYIAIK from the coding sequence ATGGATAAAGCTTGTCAAAGTTGCGGGATGCCGCTGGAGCATGAGGAACAATACGGAACGGACGCACAACAGGCCAAAACTGATGAATATTGTAAGTATTGTTATAAGGAAGGTGCGTTTGTGCAGCCTGGGCTGACGATGGAGGAGATGATTCAGCAGTGCGCGCCTATTCTCGCAGAGCAAGGGATGCAGAAGGAAGAGGCTGTCGCGATGATGCGTAGTTATCTGCCGAATTTAAAACGCTGGCGTTCACAGGAGAGTACGGAACGTGAAGAAGATTTTAAACCGATCCGGGAGGAAAGTCGGGGGGAGATTCGCCTGATCGGACTGGCAGCACGTACAAGCAACCGGAATGAGCAAACATCCCAGGCAATCATTCCAGGCATGTGGGAACGCTTCTGGAGTGAAGATGTGCCTGGACGAATAAGCGGGCATGAAGAACACCGTTCTGTCTATGGTTGCTATACCAATTATGAAAATGGGGTTTTTGGCGACTATACCTTTTTTATCGGAAAAGAAGCGGCTGCGGATGGTGAAGCTCCTGACGGTCTTGAACAACTCGTTATTCCTGCTGCGCGTTACGCTGTCTTTCAAGCTACACCCGAACCTTCCTCGGTCTTCCGGGTATGGCAAGCGATTTGGAGCTGGGCCGCCTCGGGACAAGCAGAGCGGTCGTACACAGGTGATTTTGAAGTGTATGGCAATCCTGATGAGCCTGTACTAATTTACATTGCAATCAAGTGA
- a CDS encoding NUDIX hydrolase encodes MYKHTPFTRLKNALVYRAQHKFLIAVLGIFTNDAGEVLLLKHVYLKQLEAALQREVKEETGLEVEITSLARARFGQTPNRVDLIFTGRVIPGTFRPISEISDICYCRVGEWPEGLPAHQKKLIQELLK; translated from the coding sequence ATGTATAAGCATACGCCGTTCACCCGATTGAAAAATGCATTGGTGTATCGGGCGCAACACAAATTTCTGATTGCTGTGTTGGGCATTTTTACGAATGATGCCGGGGAAGTGCTACTATTAAAGCACGTATACCTGAAGCAGCTGGAAGCCGCACTGCAGCGTGAAGTCAAGGAAGAAACCGGGCTGGAGGTAGAGATCACCTCACTGGCGCGAGCCAGATTTGGCCAGACGCCGAACCGCGTGGATCTTATTTTTACAGGCCGCGTTATTCCCGGTACTTTCCGACCAATCTCCGAAATCTCCGACATTTGTTATTGCCGTGTAGGGGAATGGCCGGAAGGTTTGCCAGCACACCAGAAAAAGCTTATTCAGGAGCTGCTGAAGTAG
- a CDS encoding TetR/AcrR family transcriptional regulator: MVRPREFDEEKALDAAMQLFWEKGFEATSLSDLTSKMGIQRPSIYAAFGDKKQLFEAALRKYTQSHAANVRSRLLSSASVKEAICNFFEGVVAEEYDEGPNLGCFCINTMVELAPHDEKFEILTREHQMYLSTVFQETIERGIRSGELEATTDARALAHTMISLLIGITVMMKSRPERSFVDHAVATTLMLLK; this comes from the coding sequence ATGGTTCGACCACGGGAATTTGATGAGGAAAAGGCATTGGATGCAGCGATGCAACTTTTTTGGGAAAAAGGGTTCGAGGCTACGTCTTTAAGCGATTTAACCTCCAAAATGGGAATTCAGCGCCCCAGTATTTATGCTGCCTTTGGGGATAAAAAGCAATTATTCGAAGCCGCGCTGCGCAAATACACACAATCCCACGCTGCTAATGTACGGTCCAGACTGCTAAGTAGTGCTTCTGTCAAAGAAGCAATTTGCAATTTTTTTGAAGGGGTAGTGGCAGAAGAATATGATGAAGGCCCTAACCTGGGGTGCTTTTGCATCAATACAATGGTAGAATTGGCCCCACATGATGAGAAGTTTGAAATTTTGACGAGGGAACATCAGATGTATCTTTCTACTGTATTTCAAGAAACCATCGAGCGTGGTATACGGTCAGGGGAGCTTGAGGCTACTACGGACGCGCGAGCTTTGGCTCATACGATGATCTCGTTGTTAATCGGGATTACCGTAATGATGAAGTCACGTCCGGAGCGTTCTTTTGTGGATCATGCGGTTGCGACTACACTTATGTTATTGAAGTGA
- a CDS encoding lantibiotic dehydratase, whose amino-acid sequence MKALYDQTDQFMVRLPLQNNSLAFLNNEDQDRLLKQLCEDPAFREQVLVSSKTLYGTMKHFLNKPEKLTGKKKRNFVESMIKYAIRKATRTTLFGLFTSVGAGQFASGDQFEFDQHQFYKKARVDLEWLFNMIKKLEKRICGSA is encoded by the coding sequence ATGAAAGCGTTGTATGACCAAACGGATCAGTTTATGGTTCGTTTACCGTTACAAAATAATAGTTTGGCCTTTTTGAATAACGAAGATCAAGACAGGCTTTTGAAACAGCTGTGTGAAGATCCTGCTTTTAGAGAACAAGTATTAGTGTCCAGCAAAACATTGTATGGAACAATGAAACATTTCTTAAATAAACCAGAGAAACTGACAGGTAAGAAGAAGAGAAACTTTGTTGAATCCATGATTAAATATGCGATACGAAAGGCAACAAGAACGACACTTTTTGGACTTTTTACATCTGTCGGAGCAGGTCAGTTTGCATCAGGAGATCAGTTTGAATTTGATCAGCATCAATTTTACAAAAAAGCCAGAGTGGATCTGGAATGGCTCTTTAACATGATTAAAAAGCTGGAAAAAAGAATCTGCGGATCGGCTTGA
- a CDS encoding MFS transporter, whose protein sequence is MKMSEEKAPVRSMSRSVALLFAIACGLAVANIYYAQPLLDALAHEFGITHSSVGIVITVTQICYALGLFLLVPLGDLLNRRRLITGQMLLSVLALVAVSLAPTRTILLMGMAAVGLLAVVTQTLVAFASTLAAPAERGRIVGLVTSGVVIGILLARTVAGVLTDLAGWRSVYLVSAALTLFMAVALFRVLPQNEPKGATLSYPQLLRSVLTLFVQERILRVRAVLALLIFTAFSILWTSLVLPLSAPPLSLSHTAIGAFGLAGVAGALAAARAGRLADQGSGQRTTGIALALLLLSWLPIGYAEHSLFALVLGVILLDLAVQAVHVTNQSMIFTVRPEARSRLTAGYMIFYSIGSATGAIASTHMYTYAGWNGVCLLGAGVSTLALIFWAVTRNTSIDQLSHTRTKTAP, encoded by the coding sequence ATGAAGATGTCAGAAGAAAAAGCCCCCGTTCGTTCCATGTCCCGATCTGTAGCGCTCTTATTTGCCATCGCCTGTGGGCTGGCTGTCGCCAACATTTATTACGCGCAACCATTACTGGACGCGCTGGCACACGAGTTTGGCATCACACATTCATCGGTTGGCATCGTCATTACAGTCACGCAGATTTGTTATGCATTGGGACTGTTTCTGCTCGTCCCGCTTGGCGATCTTTTGAATCGGCGGCGGCTGATTACCGGACAAATGCTCCTATCTGTGCTGGCGTTAGTCGCAGTTAGCCTGGCTCCCACGCGTACAATCCTGCTCATGGGCATGGCAGCAGTTGGGCTGCTGGCTGTCGTCACACAGACACTTGTTGCGTTCGCCTCGACCTTGGCCGCCCCGGCTGAACGCGGACGCATCGTAGGTCTGGTGACCAGCGGTGTCGTTATCGGTATTCTGCTGGCACGAACCGTGGCTGGTGTATTGACCGATCTCGCGGGTTGGCGTTCGGTGTACCTTGTTTCTGCCGCATTGACGCTATTCATGGCTGTAGCGCTGTTTCGGGTGCTGCCACAGAATGAACCCAAAGGAGCAACGCTATCCTATCCGCAGCTACTTCGCTCGGTTCTCACCCTGTTCGTGCAAGAACGGATTCTGCGTGTCCGAGCCGTTCTGGCTTTGCTCATTTTTACTGCGTTCAGTATATTGTGGACTTCGCTAGTATTGCCTCTCAGTGCCCCGCCGCTATCTCTTTCACATACTGCCATCGGGGCCTTTGGTCTGGCCGGAGTCGCGGGAGCATTAGCGGCTGCGCGGGCAGGACGTCTTGCCGATCAAGGCTCAGGACAGCGAACGACGGGTATTGCGCTGGCTCTGCTGCTGCTATCCTGGTTGCCTATCGGCTATGCCGAGCACTCGCTGTTCGCTTTGGTCCTTGGCGTTATCCTTCTGGATCTGGCGGTACAGGCTGTGCATGTGACGAATCAGAGCATGATTTTCACTGTGCGTCCTGAAGCGCGTAGCCGACTTACCGCAGGCTATATGATATTTTATTCCATCGGCAGCGCCACTGGAGCCATCGCCTCGACTCATATGTACACATATGCCGGCTGGAATGGGGTATGTCTATTGGGTGCTGGCGTCAGCACTTTGGCACTTATTTTTTGGGCCGTAACCCGTAACACATCTATAGATCAGTTGTCACACACTAGAACTAAAACAGCTCCATGA
- a CDS encoding YafY family protein: protein MKIDRLLSIVILLLKKNRIQAKELADLYEVSIRTIYRDIEAISLAGIPVVTYQGANGGIGLMDGYRLDRSVLTDGDVKDIVMGLQSLSSSLGGPNVTRLLDKFESIIPDSGKAKFSVNTTQFIVDHSGWGNQSAQEAKLVKVKEALSQTRTIAFTYRNAQGAVTARNVEPHTLVLKGQQWFVYAYCLDREQFRLFKLSRMSDPVVTETAFTRRDLSYEVLPWNEERLAAVRAVQPFTLQFNHKSRHLAEDWFGVEALTEQEEGMYTVSVPFPEDAWMYGFILSLGPDVIVKEPAHLREKIRDMALRIASNYGEPPIENLEKHSI, encoded by the coding sequence ATGAAAATTGATCGGTTGCTTTCTATCGTCATTTTGTTGTTGAAAAAAAATAGAATTCAGGCGAAGGAACTGGCAGATTTATATGAAGTTTCGATACGGACGATCTACAGAGATATCGAAGCGATTAGCCTGGCTGGTATTCCGGTGGTAACCTATCAGGGGGCAAATGGGGGAATCGGCCTGATGGATGGCTACCGCCTGGATCGCAGTGTGCTGACGGATGGCGATGTGAAGGACATTGTGATGGGCTTGCAGAGCTTGTCCTCGTCGTTAGGTGGACCGAATGTAACCCGGCTGCTCGATAAATTTGAAAGCATTATACCGGATTCGGGAAAAGCGAAATTCAGTGTCAATACTACACAGTTTATCGTCGATCATTCGGGTTGGGGAAATCAGTCTGCGCAGGAGGCTAAGCTGGTAAAGGTGAAGGAGGCGCTGAGTCAAACGCGTACGATTGCTTTTACTTATCGGAATGCGCAGGGAGCCGTGACTGCACGGAATGTCGAGCCGCATACGCTCGTTCTGAAAGGACAGCAATGGTTTGTATACGCATACTGTCTCGACAGGGAGCAATTTCGTTTGTTCAAACTATCCCGCATGAGTGATCCTGTCGTGACGGAGACGGCTTTCACTCGCCGGGACCTTTCCTATGAAGTGCTGCCATGGAATGAGGAACGGCTGGCGGCGGTCAGGGCGGTACAGCCTTTTACGCTGCAATTTAACCACAAATCCCGGCATCTGGCGGAAGACTGGTTTGGCGTGGAAGCATTGACTGAGCAGGAAGAAGGGATGTATACAGTTTCGGTTCCTTTTCCCGAGGATGCGTGGATGTACGGATTTATTTTAAGTCTGGGGCCGGATGTGATCGTCAAGGAACCCGCCCATTTACGGGAGAAGATTCGGGATATGGCGTTACGTATTGCATCCAATTATGGAGAGCCTCCTATAGAGAATCTCGAAAAACATAGCATATAA
- a CDS encoding DUF1361 domain-containing protein translates to MLFKGKRYKLPGLLGVLLVATLGCYGLIMYVQSTSGTKMYQFLYWDIFLAWIPVLISLGMLALSRLGNIKVRRLFLLIAGVVWLFFLPNALYLLTELLHAFRFYDVNPDSRFWLNTQFWLILFTSFSAAGIGLFLTSICIFTIHRMLQEVCSSWLAWAIVFMFLWLSSVGVYIGRFARWNSWDVALQPMVIVMNVWKWVVHAGARLHLLSFSWLVFGIAVIFYLLIYISLSEEKHA, encoded by the coding sequence TTGTTGTTTAAAGGAAAGAGATATAAGCTGCCCGGCTTATTGGGTGTACTGCTTGTAGCTACGTTGGGATGTTATGGGCTTATTATGTATGTGCAGTCCACAAGTGGGACGAAAATGTATCAATTTTTGTACTGGGATATATTTCTGGCATGGATTCCAGTCTTGATTTCTCTGGGAATGCTCGCCTTATCCAGGCTGGGAAACATAAAAGTGAGAAGGCTTTTTTTATTAATTGCCGGAGTCGTATGGCTGTTTTTTCTGCCGAATGCGCTGTATTTGCTGACTGAATTACTGCATGCATTCCGTTTTTATGATGTGAATCCTGACTCGCGTTTTTGGCTGAATACTCAATTTTGGTTGATCTTATTTACGTCTTTTTCGGCAGCAGGGATTGGTCTTTTTCTTACTTCCATTTGTATATTTACGATCCACCGTATGCTGCAAGAGGTTTGTTCCAGCTGGCTTGCGTGGGCTATCGTTTTTATGTTCCTGTGGCTGTCCAGTGTAGGTGTCTATATCGGCAGATTTGCTCGCTGGAATAGCTGGGATGTGGCGTTGCAACCCATGGTGATCGTGATGAATGTTTGGAAATGGGTGGTACATGCCGGAGCAAGGCTTCATTTGTTGTCTTTTAGCTGGCTGGTGTTTGGAATCGCGGTCATTTTTTATCTGTTGATCTATATCTCTTTAAGTGAGGAGAAGCACGCTTAG
- a CDS encoding aminotransferase class I/II-fold pyridoxal phosphate-dependent enzyme encodes MTNVSTTVSISDFLIPAVREMPPSGIRKFFEYSTGRKDIVSLGVGEPDFVTPQHVRKACITALENGKTSYTPNAGLPELREEIAGYLERGFNTSYNPANEIMVTIGSSEALDLALRALITEHDEILIPAPCYISYSPITFLNGGHTVTVETSADQQFKLTAEALKAKLTPRSKVLILCYPNNPTGGVMTYEDWLPIARLVEEHNLVVISDEIYGELTYGQKHVSFAALPGMKERTLLISGFSKAFAMTGWRVGYVCGPQELISAMLKIHQYTVMCAPIIGQIAAIESLRHGLEEKDRMMESYNLRRKWFVESLRQTGLPCHEPNGAFYAFPSITHTGLSSEQFAKRLLEEEGVITVPGSAFGPGGEGFIRCSYASSQEQLEIALERISVFLKRL; translated from the coding sequence ATGACGAACGTATCGACCACAGTATCTATAAGCGATTTTTTGATTCCAGCTGTACGGGAAATGCCGCCTTCAGGCATCCGTAAGTTTTTTGAATATAGTACGGGCAGAAAAGATATCGTTTCGCTTGGTGTTGGCGAACCGGACTTTGTGACCCCTCAACATGTCAGAAAGGCTTGTATCACAGCACTGGAAAATGGCAAGACCTCGTACACACCGAATGCTGGCCTTCCCGAGCTGCGTGAGGAGATTGCCGGGTATCTGGAGAGAGGTTTTAACACGTCCTACAATCCGGCAAATGAAATCATGGTAACGATCGGCAGCAGTGAAGCGCTGGATTTGGCGCTCCGTGCCCTGATTACGGAACACGATGAAATTCTCATTCCGGCTCCCTGCTATATTTCGTATTCACCGATCACGTTTCTGAATGGTGGGCATACCGTAACGGTTGAAACCTCTGCTGATCAGCAGTTCAAGCTGACGGCTGAAGCGCTCAAAGCCAAGCTGACTCCACGATCCAAAGTGCTTATTCTCTGTTATCCGAACAATCCGACAGGTGGAGTGATGACTTATGAGGATTGGCTACCGATTGCCCGCTTGGTGGAGGAGCATAATCTAGTCGTGATCTCGGACGAAATTTATGGTGAGCTGACCTATGGACAGAAGCATGTAAGCTTCGCCGCTTTGCCGGGCATGAAAGAACGAACCCTGCTCATCAGCGGCTTTTCCAAAGCCTTTGCGATGACGGGTTGGAGAGTCGGCTATGTATGCGGCCCGCAGGAGCTGATTTCAGCCATGCTGAAAATCCATCAATATACCGTTATGTGCGCTCCTATTATCGGGCAAATTGCCGCTATTGAGTCCCTGCGCCATGGGCTGGAGGAAAAAGACCGCATGATGGAATCGTACAATCTGCGCAGAAAATGGTTTGTTGAAAGCTTGCGTCAGACAGGACTGCCGTGCCATGAACCGAACGGTGCCTTCTACGCTTTTCCATCCATTACACACACGGGCTTAAGCTCAGAGCAGTTTGCCAAGCGGTTACTGGAAGAAGAGGGTGTCATTACCGTACCCGGCTCCGCATTCGGACCGGGCGGCGAGGGCTTTATCCGCTGCTCGTACGCATCGTCGCAGGAACAACTGGAAATCGCCTTGGAGCGCATCAGTGTATTCTTGAAACGTCTGTAA
- a CDS encoding winged helix-turn-helix transcriptional regulator, producing MIYIKDLMSGLDIFKALGSEIRIQILELLAAHQGQSMNDIANRLDLSNGTITMHIRKLEECGLVEINTVSGKHGTRKMCYLNKEKLMVDLRSREQKNVYEVEIRIGHYSNYQAVPTCGLVTRDSIIGDFDDPRYFADPGRLDSEMIWMADGFLEYRIPNYLKENQSFTEIQFSAELGSEAPGYCEVYPSDICFHVNGIPIGHWTSAGDFGEVPGVLNPDWWPPHLNQYGMLKLIRINQHGSFIDGCRISEVTIDDIGLNYKSDITLRLSVSDQSENKGGLTIFGKRFGNFSQDLLVRVLYEEHGEANYS from the coding sequence ATGATTTATATTAAGGACTTAATGTCAGGGCTAGACATTTTCAAAGCGCTCGGCTCGGAAATACGCATTCAAATTTTGGAATTGCTCGCCGCCCATCAAGGACAAAGTATGAATGACATCGCTAACAGGCTTGATCTGAGCAACGGTACGATTACGATGCATATTCGTAAGCTGGAGGAATGTGGCCTTGTCGAGATCAATACAGTAAGCGGCAAGCATGGTACCCGAAAAATGTGCTATCTGAACAAGGAAAAACTGATGGTGGACTTGCGTAGCAGAGAGCAGAAAAATGTGTACGAGGTTGAAATTCGCATCGGTCATTATAGTAATTACCAGGCAGTACCTACCTGTGGCTTGGTGACCAGAGACAGCATTATTGGTGATTTTGATGATCCCCGCTATTTTGCAGATCCCGGGCGGCTGGACTCGGAAATGATCTGGATGGCAGATGGTTTTCTGGAATATCGGATTCCCAACTATCTGAAAGAGAATCAATCCTTTACCGAAATTCAATTTTCCGCAGAGCTGGGCTCAGAAGCACCGGGTTATTGTGAGGTATATCCTTCCGACATTTGTTTTCATGTCAACGGCATCCCGATTGGTCACTGGACTAGCGCCGGAGATTTTGGAGAAGTACCGGGGGTTCTGAATCCCGATTGGTGGCCACCGCATTTGAATCAATATGGCATGCTCAAATTAATTCGCATCAATCAACATGGAAGCTTCATTGACGGGTGCCGTATATCAGAAGTCACAATAGACGATATTGGGCTTAACTATAAAAGCGATATTACACTACGCTTATCCGTATCCGATCAGTCGGAGAACAAAGGGGGTCTCACCATTTTCGGCAAAAGATTCGGCAATTTCAGTCAGGATCTGCTGGTGCGTGTGCTTTATGAAGAACACGGGGAGGCCAACTATAGCTGA
- a CDS encoding lantibiotic dehydratase, producing the protein MNDACYVKGDRAFLLYSTDGKADEISIRATPVFKIVYESCGEFVSFQDITRRLSQKYPHTEGGRIKDYVMELIDKEFLLSHLRPPLTVLDQYQYFIEQAGRACVAEDRLADLQAIAVQMEHYSQLPLGQGEHEYIALFEKMNQLEKSSSPLQLDSGLRLPIAEKKLFSSC; encoded by the coding sequence ATGAATGATGCATGTTACGTCAAGGGAGATCGTGCTTTTTTATTATACAGCACAGATGGAAAAGCAGATGAAATCAGTATTCGGGCTACCCCTGTATTTAAGATTGTATATGAGAGTTGCGGAGAATTTGTATCCTTTCAGGATATCACACGAAGGCTAAGTCAGAAGTATCCTCATACGGAAGGAGGAAGAATCAAGGATTATGTCATGGAATTAATAGATAAGGAGTTTCTTCTATCCCATCTAAGGCCGCCCCTTACGGTGTTGGATCAGTATCAATACTTTATTGAACAGGCGGGGAGGGCATGCGTTGCTGAAGATAGATTGGCAGACCTCCAGGCGATTGCAGTACAAATGGAGCATTACAGTCAATTGCCTTTGGGACAAGGGGAACACGAATACATAGCTTTGTTCGAAAAGATGAATCAATTGGAAAAATCATCATCACCGTTACAGCTTGATTCAGGCTTACGATTGCCTATTGCGGAGAAAAAACTGTTCAGTTCATGCTGA
- a CDS encoding iron-sulfur cluster biosynthesis family protein, whose protein sequence is MNIQISPLAEQRLTQILGDQPGYIKLFYDTEGCGCDGITVLKSVSAPDNGDIEVQAGSLPFLVSGQQGIYFEESMRLDADEKFPSYKLSSDSTFYSNNVKTRDVRPS, encoded by the coding sequence ATGAACATTCAAATCAGCCCACTGGCTGAGCAGCGGCTTACACAAATTCTCGGCGATCAACCGGGCTATATCAAGCTTTTTTACGACACAGAGGGCTGCGGCTGTGATGGTATTACGGTGCTCAAGAGCGTCAGCGCACCCGACAACGGCGATATAGAAGTACAGGCGGGCAGCTTGCCTTTTCTCGTTAGCGGCCAGCAGGGGATTTATTTTGAGGAATCCATGCGCCTTGATGCAGACGAGAAGTTCCCTTCCTATAAACTATCCAGCGATTCTACCTTCTATAGTAACAATGTGAAAACCCGGGATGTCCGGCCGTCCTAA
- a CDS encoding SDR family oxidoreductase: MLNTMKVIITGAASGIGKEITQQCLREGASVIACDMNKHSLNELEAELKSPSLYTYLIDISNYTEVTHFFTYIKEEHTDITALVNNAGVYRGKSILDYRMEEIEQVLDINIKGCVYFSQFFGKFMVEKKHQGIIVNMSSVSGMEGSSDAIYGLSKAAILGFTKSCAMNFSPYVRVNAVAPTMVSTPMMDHIPEWRKEEYTNHQLIPEPLNAEDVAYTVLFLLSERSRHYTGATFDINNGCYLR, translated from the coding sequence TTGCTTAATACAATGAAAGTTATAATAACAGGCGCTGCTTCCGGCATTGGAAAGGAAATTACTCAGCAATGTTTAAGGGAAGGTGCAAGTGTTATTGCGTGTGATATGAATAAACATTCTTTAAATGAACTTGAGGCTGAACTGAAATCACCAAGTTTGTACACCTATCTGATAGATATAAGTAACTATACGGAAGTAACTCATTTCTTTACATACATTAAGGAAGAACATACGGACATAACAGCTTTAGTCAATAATGCAGGTGTTTATAGAGGAAAGAGTATACTCGACTATCGTATGGAAGAAATAGAGCAGGTGCTGGACATAAATATTAAGGGATGTGTGTATTTCTCGCAATTTTTTGGAAAGTTCATGGTTGAGAAGAAGCATCAGGGGATTATCGTAAATATGTCTTCTGTTTCTGGAATGGAAGGAAGCTCGGATGCGATCTATGGATTATCAAAAGCTGCAATATTGGGCTTTACTAAAAGCTGTGCCATGAATTTTTCACCTTATGTAAGAGTTAATGCTGTGGCACCAACGATGGTAAGTACTCCAATGATGGATCATATTCCTGAATGGAGAAAGGAGGAATATACAAATCATCAGCTAATTCCAGAGCCTTTAAATGCAGAAGATGTTGCTTATACTGTCCTGTTTCTGCTATCGGAAAGATCCAGACATTATACGGGAGCGACCTTTGATATTAATAATGGGTGTTATCTAAGATGA
- a CDS encoding GrpB family protein, translating to MHEEQNQEHWPVWATEPVKIVNPDPDWSEQGLQVIHELRELLLPFKVTEMEHIGSTAIPNLSAKPIIDIMAKLESWDRLEQIVSALQPAGWSYVPPELDGREWRRFLVKVEQDQRKGHLHLMLEHEEHWDQQLLFRNRLRERPELVQQYDALKRKLAMENQHDREAYTDAKTDFVQNVLDAGPS from the coding sequence ATGCATGAGGAGCAAAATCAGGAACATTGGCCAGTGTGGGCTACGGAGCCTGTAAAAATAGTGAATCCTGATCCTGACTGGTCAGAGCAGGGCTTGCAGGTTATTCACGAGTTGCGGGAGCTGCTACTGCCGTTTAAGGTGACGGAAATGGAGCACATAGGAAGCACGGCAATTCCCAATCTTTCCGCCAAGCCCATTATAGACATTATGGCAAAATTGGAATCCTGGGATAGGCTGGAACAGATTGTATCTGCTTTGCAACCAGCAGGTTGGAGCTATGTTCCGCCTGAGCTGGATGGTCGGGAATGGAGAAGATTTTTGGTTAAAGTGGAACAGGATCAAAGAAAGGGACATCTGCATCTCATGCTGGAACATGAGGAGCATTGGGATCAACAATTGTTGTTTCGGAACCGTCTTCGTGAACGGCCTGAGCTGGTTCAGCAATATGATGCATTAAAAAGGAAGCTGGCGATGGAAAATCAGCATGATCGTGAAGCGTACACGGACGCTAAAACCGATTTTGTGCAAAACGTTCTGGATGCCGGACCATCCTAA